Proteins encoded by one window of Culicoides brevitarsis isolate CSIRO-B50_1 chromosome 2, AGI_CSIRO_Cbre_v1, whole genome shotgun sequence:
- the LOC134832461 gene encoding nicotinamide riboside kinase 1, translated as MTTKKTFYSNMDQQQTQWLVIGVSGVTCGGKTTLANNLLKFFRENPSSLGPHLKIDQVHLVSQDNYFLPVDDPRHVLIEHLNHINWEIISSIDMERMCQDVMELLGANFLFYPTKQQQTTTQQQDELMHVDDNLFSEHHLPCSASSTGGTSTALPQKLNILIIEGFLIFNHTFTLDLCNIKFHVHLPYERCYERRQKRRYEPPDVLGYFEMVVWPLYDKHCKEFAKRRDIMYLNGEVARDKIFNFVLNAIREQL; from the coding sequence acaacaaaaaagacattttacaGCAACATGGACCAACAACAAACACAATGGCTCGTCATTGGCGTGTCTGGCGTAACGTGCGGCGGCAAAACAACTCTCGCCAACAACTTGCTCAAATTCTTCCGCGAAAATCCGTCGTCGCTCGGACCTCATCTGAAAATCGATCAAGTGCATCTCGTCAGTCAGGATAATTACTTTTTGCCCGTCGACGACCCGCGACACGTGCTAATTGAGCATCTCAACCACATCAACTGGGAAATTATCTCGTCAATTGACATGGAGCGGATGTGCCAAGATGTCATGGAGCTACTTGGTGCAAATTTTCTCTTCTATCCCACGAAGCAGCAGCAAACGACGACGCAGCAACAAGACGAACTCATGCATGTCGACGATAATTTATTCAGTGAACATCATCTGCCGTGCTCGGCATCGTCGACGGGGGGAACATCCACTGCATTGCCGCAAAAGCTCAACATTCTCATAATTGAGGGATTTCTCATCTTTAATCACACATTTACGCTGGATTTGTGCAACATCAAATTTCACGTGCATTTGCCGTACGAAAGGTGCTATGAGCGTCGACAGAAGCGACGTTACGAGCCGCCGGATGTTTTGGGGTATTTTGAGATGGTTGTGTGGCCTTTGTACGACAAACATTGCAAGGAGTTTGCGAAACGACGCGACATCATGTATCTGAATGGCGAAGTAGCGCGCgataaaatcttcaattttgtcCTGAATGCAATAAGGGAACAattgtaa